CCTCAAGAATATCGTCCAAATAATGGATATTGAATCCATATAACGGACACCTTAGTGAGGCTCTCTATGCGTGAATTAAGAAAAATGGCGGCGTTTACGCTCTTGGCCGTGGCCTGTCTGACGATCATGGTCGGTTGCGTGATCGTTCCCGGTTTGACGGAGATCGCGAGCCAGTTGGGCACGCCTTCCGCGGCCAGTTGGCTGGTCACCGTGCCGTCGTTGGGCGTGGTGATATTTGGCCCCTTTGCCGGACGTTTTATTGACAAGGCGGGCGCTTACGCGGCGCTCAGCTGGGGGCTGTTGTTGTATGGCCTGCTTGGGGCGGGGGGGCTGTTGCTTCGCGGCTTTTGGCCGGTGATGCTCGACCGCCTGCTGCTTGGCGGCGCCACGGCGATCGTGATGTCAGCCGGCACCGGTCTGATTTCTGCTTTTTACAGTGGGCAGGCGCGCTTGAAAATGATCGCTTCGCAAGGCATGTCGATCGAGCTGGGCGGCGTCATCTTTCTGTTTATCGGCGGACTGTTGGCGACGCTCGGCTGGCGCTGGCCCTTCCTGTTGTATCTTGTCGCCTGGGTGTTGCTGGCGATGCAGTTGCTGTTTGTGCCCAAACCCCAGTCCGATGTGGGCGAATCAGACAACGTTCAGCGCGGTGATGCCATTTCCACCGGCGCCGGCAGATTAACCGCGGTCTATTTTTCCGCTGTGCTTTCCATGATCTGCTTCTTCACCGGGATCATTGTCATCCCGCAGCATTTCCACCACATGAATATCGGGGCGGCGCAAACGGGATACTTCCTGTCGTTTATCTCGCTTATCGCCGTTTTTGCCGCCGCGCTGATGCCCAGGTTGGTGGCTTTACTCAGAGACAACGGCGCGCTTGGCGCGGCGTTTGTCTGTTATGCCGCAGCGCATCTGCTCTTCGCCTCTGCGCACGGCACTGCGGCATTTGTTGCCGGCGGCATTCTGATGGGATGCGGGTTCGGCTTCTCGGTGCCGTTGGTTAATCATATGACCGTAGAACAAAGCTCCCCCCGCACCCGGGGGCGAAATCTGGCCTATTTATCGATGGCGATTTTCTCCGGCCAGTTCTTGTCATCCTTTATGGCGTTCATTCCCGGCAGTTCATCCGCCGTTTTCCTGGGAGCGGCGGGTATCAGCATCGCCACGGTTTTGGCGCTGACGCTTGCGCGCAGATTAGGGTAAACCCACCGCGCTGCGCGTTTTCCAGCCCGAAAAGATTTTACGCAATCCTTACGCAACCCTTTCAGAAGCGCATTGCGGCATTCGATATATTGAGAATAGTCATTCTCAATAGGATCGTATTGCAATGCAGAGGAAAACGCTTTTAGCGCTGGGGCTGTCGCTGTTGCTGGCCGGCTGCGATGGGCAAAACGCCGGCGCGCCGACGCGCGCAGGCGGTGAACGGGAGGTCGGCGTGGTCACGCTGCGCGGCCAGTCGGTGACCCTGAGCAGCGAGCTGACCGGCCGGGTCAACGCCACCATGACCTCCGACGTGAGGCCGCAGGTCGACGGCATCATCAAGCAGCGGCTGTTTACCGAAGGGGCCGAGGTGAAAGCCGGGCAGGTATTGTATCAAATTGATCCCGCCAGCTATCAGGCCAGCTACGATCAGGCCGCCGCCCAGCTGAAAAACGCCCAGGCCACGGTGCAATCCACCCGGCTCAAATCGCAGCGCTATGCGGCGCTGGTGAAAGAAAACGGCGTTTCCAAACAGGACGCAGACGACGCCAAAGCCGCGTATCTGCAGGCCGTGGCGTCGGTGGCGCAGTATCAGGCGGCGCTGGAGACGGCGCGCATCAATCTCGGCTATACCCAGGTGCGTGCGCCCATCGCCGGGCGCATCGGCATCTCATCCGTGACGCCGGGCGCGCTGGTCACCGCCAGCCAGACCGATGCGTTGGCCACCATCCGCGCGTTGGATCCGATCTATGTCGATCTGACCCAGTCCAGCGCCCAGATGCTTAAGCTGCGACGCCAGCAGGCGGCGTTACAGCGCGGCGCGGTCACGCCGGTCGCCATCAAGCTGGAGGATGGCACGTCTTATGCCCACGCCGGCAAGCTGGAGCTGACCGAGGTGGCGGTGGATGAGGCCACCGGTTCGGTCACGCTGCGCGCGGTGTTCCCCAACCCCGAACATGAACTGTTGCCCGGCATGTATGTCCACGCCACGGTGGATAACGGCGTCGATCCCAAAGCCATTCTGGCGCCGCAGCAGGGCATCACCCGCAACGCCAAGGGCGAAGCCACCGCGTTGGTGGTCGACGAGCAAAACAAAGTGGCGCAGCGCACCGTCACCGCCGAACGGGGGGTGGGCAGCAACTGGCTGATCGGCAGCGGGTTGAACGAGGGCGATCGCCTGATCGTCGAAGGCACCAGCAAGGTGACGATCGGCGCGGCGGTGAAGCCGGTCGCCGTCTCGCTCGACAAAGCCCAACGCGGGGAGCAGTGATATGGCGCAGTTCTTTATCCGCCGCCCGGTGTTCGCCTGGGTGATCGCCATCATCATCATGCTGTGCGGCCTGATGTCGATCAATTCGTTGCCCATCTCGCAGTACCCGGACGTGTCACCGCCGCAGATTTCCATCTCCGCCACCTACCCGGGCGCGGACGCGGAAACGCTGGAAAACAGCGTCACCCAGGTGATAGAGCAGCAGCTCACCGGGCTGGATGGCCTGCTGTATTTCTCTTCAACCAGCAGCTCCAGCGGCTCGGTCAGCATCGACGTCACCTTTGATCAGGGCACCGATCCGGATATCGCGCAGGTGCAGGTGCAAAACAAAGTTCAGCAGGCGGAAAGCCGCTTGCCGAGCGCGGTCACCGCCCAAGGCGTGACGGTCAAGAAATCCCAGAGCAGCTTTCTGCTGATCGTCGGGCTGTATGACGAGACCGACAAGGCGACGATGGCCGACATTTCCGACTATCTGGTCAGCAACCTGCAGGATCCGCTGTCGCGCATCGAGGGCGTGGGGGACGTGCAGGTGTTCGGCTCGGAATACGCGATGCGCATCTGGCTGGATCCGACCAGGCTGGCGAGCTATGCGCTAATGCCTTCCGACGTGCAGACGGCGATCGAGGCGCAAAACACCCAGGTGTCCGCCGGCAAGGTAGGCGATCTGCCGGCCGTCGCCGACCAGCAGCTGACCGCCACGGTGAAGGCGCAGTCCCGGCTGCAAACGCCGGAACAGTTCCGCAATATCATCCTGAAAAGCGACAGCAGCGGTGCGCTGGTGCGGCTGGGCGACGTGGCGCGGGTTGAACTGGGCAACGAAGACTACTCCGCCAGCGCGCACCTCAACGGCCACCCGGCGGCGGGGATCGCAGTCAAGCTGGCGGCGGGTGCCAACGCCCTGAGCACCGCCAAGCTGGTAAAGGCCAAGGTGGCGGAATATCAAAGCGCGATGCCGCAGGGTTATAAGGTGGCCTACCCGAAAGACAGCACCGACTTCATCAACATCTCGATCGAGGAGGTGGTGAAAACGCTGTTCGAAGCGGTGGTCCTGGTAGTGGTGGTGATGTTCGTGTTCCTGCAAAACCTGCGCACCACGCTGATCCCGACCATCACCGTGCCGGTGGTGTTGCTGGGCACCTTCGGCGTGCTGGCGGCGTTCGGCTACTCGATCAATACCCTGACGCTGTTCGGCATGGTATTGGCGATCGGGCTGTTGGTGGACGACGCCATCGTGGTGGTGGAAAACGTCGAACGCGTGATGCGTGAAGATAAGCTGCCGCCGCGCGAGGCGACGGAGAAATCGATGCGCGAGATCACCGGCGCGCTGGTCGGCATCGCGCTGGTGCTGTCGGCGGTGTTTCTGCCGATGGCGTTCTTCGGTGGTTCCACCGGGGTGATCTACCGCCAGTTCTCGATCACCGTCGTCTCCTCGATGATGCTGTCGGTGGTGCTGGCGTTGACGCTGGCGCCGGCGCTGTGCGCCACATTGCTGAAATCGACGCATAAAGAACAGACCGACAAAGGGCTGCTGGGTAAATTCAACCGCGGTTATAACCGGCTGCAGGAGAAGTACGCCGACAAGGTCGGCGGGGTGATCCACCGGCCGACGCGCTATCTGCTGCTGTACGGCCTGCTGCTGATCGCCACCGCCGTGATGTATCTGCGTTTGCCGACCGGTTTCCTGCCCAATGAGGATCAGGGTTCGGTGATGGTGCAGTACACCTTGCCGGCCGGCGCCACCAATGCCCGCACCTCGGCGGTGAGCGAGGCGGTCACCGCCTATTTCCTCGAGCAGGAAAAGCCCAACGTCAGCACTATTTTCACCATCAACGGCTTCGGTTTCAGCGGCAGCGGGCAAAACGCCGGCATGGCGTTCGTCAGCCTCAAAGACTGGAGCCAACGCGGCGGCAGTGAAAACACCGCCGACGCCATCGCCAAGCGCGCCATGGCGCATTTCGCCTCGCTGCGCGACGCCCAGGTGTTCTCCATGAGCCCGCCAGCGATCGACGGCTTCGGCCAGTCCGACGGCTTCACCTTCGAACTGCAGGCCAAAGGGGCGACCACCCGCGCCGAGCTGCAGGCGATGCGCGATCAGATCGTCGCCGCCGCCGCCGGCAATCCGTCGCTGTTGGCGGTGCGCGCCAACACCTTGCCGGACACGCCGCAGCTGCAGGTGGAGATCGACAGCGGCAAACTGCAGGCGCTCGGCCTGAGCGCCGGCGACGTCAACAGCACGCTCAGCAGCGCGTTCGGCAGCACCTACGTCAACGACTTTATCGATCGCAACCGGGTGAAAAAAGTCTATATGCAGGGCGACGTAGCGTATCGCGCCAAGCCGGAAGATCTCGACAAATGGTTTGTGCGCGGCACCAACGCGGCGGGCGACAGCAGCATGACGCCATTCTCCGCCTTTGCTTCCTCACACTGGATCTACGGCCCGGAAAACCTGTCGCGCTATAACGGGCTGTCGTCGTTCGAGATCACCGGGCAGGGCGCCGCCGGCGTCAGTTCCGGCACGGCGATGAGCGAGATGGAGAAACTGGCGGCGAAGTTCTCCGCCGGCAGCAGCTATTCCTGGAGCGGGCTCTCCTATCAGGAGCGGCTGACCAGCGGCCAGGCATCGTCGCTGTACGCCATTTCGCTCATCGTGGTG
Above is a window of Serratia nematodiphila DZ0503SBS1 DNA encoding:
- a CDS encoding MFS transporter codes for the protein MRELRKMAAFTLLAVACLTIMVGCVIVPGLTEIASQLGTPSAASWLVTVPSLGVVIFGPFAGRFIDKAGAYAALSWGLLLYGLLGAGGLLLRGFWPVMLDRLLLGGATAIVMSAGTGLISAFYSGQARLKMIASQGMSIELGGVIFLFIGGLLATLGWRWPFLLYLVAWVLLAMQLLFVPKPQSDVGESDNVQRGDAISTGAGRLTAVYFSAVLSMICFFTGIIVIPQHFHHMNIGAAQTGYFLSFISLIAVFAAALMPRLVALLRDNGALGAAFVCYAAAHLLFASAHGTAAFVAGGILMGCGFGFSVPLVNHMTVEQSSPRTRGRNLAYLSMAIFSGQFLSSFMAFIPGSSSAVFLGAAGISIATVLALTLARRLG
- a CDS encoding efflux RND transporter periplasmic adaptor subunit; its protein translation is MQRKTLLALGLSLLLAGCDGQNAGAPTRAGGEREVGVVTLRGQSVTLSSELTGRVNATMTSDVRPQVDGIIKQRLFTEGAEVKAGQVLYQIDPASYQASYDQAAAQLKNAQATVQSTRLKSQRYAALVKENGVSKQDADDAKAAYLQAVASVAQYQAALETARINLGYTQVRAPIAGRIGISSVTPGALVTASQTDALATIRALDPIYVDLTQSSAQMLKLRRQQAALQRGAVTPVAIKLEDGTSYAHAGKLELTEVAVDEATGSVTLRAVFPNPEHELLPGMYVHATVDNGVDPKAILAPQQGITRNAKGEATALVVDEQNKVAQRTVTAERGVGSNWLIGSGLNEGDRLIVEGTSKVTIGAAVKPVAVSLDKAQRGEQ
- a CDS encoding efflux RND transporter permease subunit, with protein sequence MAQFFIRRPVFAWVIAIIIMLCGLMSINSLPISQYPDVSPPQISISATYPGADAETLENSVTQVIEQQLTGLDGLLYFSSTSSSSGSVSIDVTFDQGTDPDIAQVQVQNKVQQAESRLPSAVTAQGVTVKKSQSSFLLIVGLYDETDKATMADISDYLVSNLQDPLSRIEGVGDVQVFGSEYAMRIWLDPTRLASYALMPSDVQTAIEAQNTQVSAGKVGDLPAVADQQLTATVKAQSRLQTPEQFRNIILKSDSSGALVRLGDVARVELGNEDYSASAHLNGHPAAGIAVKLAAGANALSTAKLVKAKVAEYQSAMPQGYKVAYPKDSTDFINISIEEVVKTLFEAVVLVVVVMFVFLQNLRTTLIPTITVPVVLLGTFGVLAAFGYSINTLTLFGMVLAIGLLVDDAIVVVENVERVMREDKLPPREATEKSMREITGALVGIALVLSAVFLPMAFFGGSTGVIYRQFSITVVSSMMLSVVLALTLAPALCATLLKSTHKEQTDKGLLGKFNRGYNRLQEKYADKVGGVIHRPTRYLLLYGLLLIATAVMYLRLPTGFLPNEDQGSVMVQYTLPAGATNARTSAVSEAVTAYFLEQEKPNVSTIFTINGFGFSGSGQNAGMAFVSLKDWSQRGGSENTADAIAKRAMAHFASLRDAQVFSMSPPAIDGFGQSDGFTFELQAKGATTRAELQAMRDQIVAAAAGNPSLLAVRANTLPDTPQLQVEIDSGKLQALGLSAGDVNSTLSSAFGSTYVNDFIDRNRVKKVYMQGDVAYRAKPEDLDKWFVRGTNAAGDSSMTPFSAFASSHWIYGPENLSRYNGLSSFEITGQGAAGVSSGTAMSEMEKLAAKFSAGSSYSWSGLSYQERLTSGQASSLYAISLIVVFLCLAALYESWSIPFAVMLVVPMGIVGSLLAITLRGLENDIYFQVALLTIVGLSAKNAILIVEFAEEMHQRGETLIGAAVHAARMRLRPILMTSLAFTAGVLPLAVSSGAGANSRIAIGTGIIGGTLTATALAIFFVPLFYVLVRRMFTRRPANSPSQAGE